One part of the Plodia interpunctella isolate USDA-ARS_2022_Savannah chromosome 28, ilPloInte3.2, whole genome shotgun sequence genome encodes these proteins:
- the FAM21 gene encoding WASH complex subunit 2A isoform X3 produces MQMEADTESLRTTAPQWSLAGDKQLLGVLQNIHERLVSRCQETNKRLGEMAAALDDASIDLQNVNNKFMALSNSQFIESRVYDDDVDVAPTESKTEQQKPSESMSEVEQIKLGLKALEGMHEPLLILDYDSETDSDDDTGRMVLKPKDLYEDRPLPYIIGSYAWQSKWHAGLLQEDSDTDSSVKREPWDREEYSESETEVSKPVKEQESSCSSEKSSRLSTDQTVDRPAIIADLIAKRLGQRPQPEPGPDAAPRCTNKKVYTPEQTAISNIFSDEPPPLEQSYQHSQGMNRSEEQSDDEDDIFAELHKKQPYEQGNRVESNITDELFGKERDVFSGFSQSPPPANQKLPLFAEEKEPELFVEQPPPLPKTDGATAESSVKKPIGGISLFGNKGTESIGAAILKRNQRLSSTDEDVSEATSQRQEKDIFDHLFAKSEKEQRKADKKIEKKIEKEVKIDKKVDLFSDNLFDDIDDIFTSNIPKVPIKTAEKNQKSLFDDEDLFSDVAVAKNKTESVKDTKVTKKSLFDSDDDLFSDKVEKNVPPNDTSKIKDTNIAKKETSVQSDSKKSIFDSDDDLFTDKNDKAFITSSEDKRSEIKNNNAKSYSKKSIFDSDDDLFSDKTDNIPSTSNSSVQNKNNKSKSKSIFYDDADIFSENASSKPKEVSVNSVVEETRKTTQISAFETKKVSIFDDEEEDLFNTDRSIKGDVKNETINEITKPISSTRINIFEEQNIKSKSHDEFNTRNIEVSDTSTKVNKIGDKLKKSLFDDDSEDELFNDKPKQVISESIEYTESTESSKDAFDDDDLFKDTRSNKTNNQTLKSEIKDEVLEELRGEIKSEIKEEVISELKDDLHIVNNDKTITNVETIKQINTSILDDVENDFQDNNHKDTSKGDNKIETMKKSSIFDEAETELFSNSSKYSDTKENNTDDKIDNDFETQNIPETDTRSDVAKSEMTQSKDSNISIEPPLFNEPKESLFGDQDEFSDIFIEPPKFEKPTEPKKSKNINALFDDDSDDEALFFKKDDPTLDEKPEFDSPAAENRIFGIFQDEPPDLNIDFVPKTNVKPKNDSITDITDIKIVGVDDTSVNEYTDQIDSNFNSKSKEKVVDNDELLNSIESQDESKSKISKDDAPKPIGKLKSMNFNINVNALLPGALPKKAKTTEQTDGNTQIKSSEDISTKNAPVIESKMVKSISFEGKPDSQVLDNTLSKERARIQVKRRPSTRRARKEAVRKSAIDFGDDSTDNSSSIDDQPKVVMKANIDDKIVDIPLARSDDEHIENMTENIVETPKFAEKTAKVKEENKDFSNTDDVDNELFKSVDAKQNSVHQNKENVAEDVLTQKPKVTTKTVYILNDEDIFSVEKPKKVLNIVDDETPGVSALGQVYKESINTSDSDEDLFKNVAKLEKTSNKLFYSETSNNTTNDSNELFKSTKGKTDERKATKNVFDDANTNELEDENLFKPDNKSDIKRETKNIFDLSDDEELFSTNKHKKTDKLNEMFEKEVTKVEVKTSLFDDEDDDGLFGSSRIKKAAEPSSTSTQASRKEIITRASEPVFEDPLSLFGGDEE; encoded by the exons ATGCAGATGGAGGCGGACACGGAATCCCTCCGGACCACGGCCCCACAGTGGAGCCTAGCCGGAGACAAACAGCTTTTGGGAGTCCTACAGAACATACAtgag AGACTGGTGTCCCGATGTCAGGAGACCAACAAACGACTCGGCGAGATGGCGGCCGCTCTCGATGACGCCAGCATTGACTTGCAGAATGTTAACAATAA gtttaTGGCTCTAAGCAACAGTCAGTTTATTGAGAGCAGAGTGTATGATGATGACGTTGACGTGGCTCCGACAGAGTCTAAAACT GAGCAACAAAAGCCATCAGAGTCGATGTCGGAAGTGGAACAAATAAAGTTGGGTCTCAAAGCGCTGGAGGGTATGCACGAACCGTTGTTGATATTGGACTATGACAGTGAGACGGATTCTGATGATGACACTGGCCG AATGGTGTTGAAACCAAAGGATTTGTATGAAGACCGACCCTTGCCATACATTATAGGTTCCTACGCGTGGCAGTCCAAGTGGCATgctg gtttgtTACAAGAAGACAGTGACACGGACAGCAGCGTCAAGCGCGAGCCGTGGGACCGCGAAGAATATTCCGAATCGGAAACGGAAGTCAGTAAACCTGTAAAG GAGCAAGAATCTTCTTGCAGCAGCGAGAAGTCGTCACGTCTCTCCACCGACCAGACAGTCGACAGGCCCGCGATCATCGCCGATCTAATTGCCAAGCGATTGGGACAG CGGCCGCAGCCGGAGCCGGGCCCGGACGCCGCGCCGCGCTGTACGAACAAGAAGGTGTATACACCTGAACAAACTGCTATCA GCAACATTTTCTCAGACGAGCCGCCGCCTCTCGAACAGTCATATCAACACAGTCAAGGGATGAACAGAAGTGAAGAACAGTCTGATGATGAAGACGACATATTCGCGGAGCTACACAAAAAACAACCTTATGAACAGGGCAATAGAGTTGAAAGTAACATCACTGACGAGCTGTTTGGCAAGGAGAGGGATGTCTTCAGCGGTTTCTCTCAG TCTCCACCGCCTGCCAATCAAAAATTGCCCCTATTCGCTGAGGAAAAAGAACCAGAGTTGTTTGTCGAACAACCTCCACCTTTACCTAagacagatggcgctactgccGAAAGTAGTGTTAag AAACCAATTGGAGGTATATCATTATTCGGCAACAAAGGCACGGAGAGTATCGGAGCTGCCATTTTGAAACGGAATCAAAGACTGTCATCGACAGATGAAGACGTCAGCGAAGCCACCAGCCAGAGACAAGAGAAAGATATATTCGACCATCTGTTTGctaaatctgaaaaagaacAGAGAAAAGCCGATAAAAAAATCGAGAAGAAGATTGAGAAAGAAgtgaaaatagataaaaaagttGATTTGTTCAGTGACAATTTATTTGATGATATTGATGATATATTTACGTCTAACATTCCAAAAGTACCGATAAAAACTGCTGAGAAAAATCAAAAGTCTTTGTTTGATGATGAAGACTTATTTTCGGATGTTGCTGTAGCTAAAAACAAGACTGAAAGTGTTAAAGATACAAAAGTTACTAAGAAAAGTCTTTTTGACAGTGACGATGATCTTTTCTCAGACAAAGTCGAAAAAAATGTTCCACCAAATGatacaagtaaaataaaagatacaaatatagctaaaaaagaaacaagtgTTCAAAGTGATAGTAAAAAGAGTATTTTTGATAGCGATGACGATTTgtttactgataaaaatgataaagcaTTTATAACGTCATCTGAAGATAAACGCAGtgaaattaagaataataatgcCAAAAGTTATAGTAAAAAGAGTATTTTTGATAGCGATGATGATTTGTTCAGCGATAAAACTGACAATATACCTAGTACTAGTAATAGttctgtacaaaataaaaataataaaagcaaatcaaaaagtatattttatgatgatGCTGATATATTTTCCGAAAATGCTTCTAGTAAACCGAAAGAGGTTTCTGTTAATAGTGTCGTAGAAGAAACTAGAAAAACAACACAAATCTCTGCTTTCGAGACTAAAAAAGTTTCTATTTTTGATGACGAAGAGGAAGACCTTTTCAATACTGATAGAAGTATTAAAGGTGACgttaaaaatgaaactataAATGAGATTACGAAACCTATTTCTTCGACTAggatcaatatttttgaagagcagaatataaaatctaaaagtcATGATGAGtttaatacaagaaatattGAGGTCTCAGATACTTcaacaaaagtaaataaaatcggagataaacttaaaaagtcTCTATTTGATGATGACTCTGAAGatgaattatttaatgataaaccAAAACAAGTAATTTCCGAATCAATAGAATACACAGAATCTACAGAAAGTTCAAAAGATGCCttcgatgatgatgatttgtTCAAAGATACAAGATCTAATAAAACGAATAATCAAACACtgaaatctgaaattaaaGATGAGGTTTTAGAAGAACTAAGAGGTGAAATCAAGAGTGAAATTAAAGAGGAAGTAATAAGTGAATTGAAAGATGATTTACATATAGTTAACAATGATAAAACTATAACAAATGTAGAAactattaaacaaattaatacatCTATTTTGGATGATGTAGAAAATGATTTTCAAGATAATAACCATAAAGATACGTCAAaaggagataataaaatagaaacaatgAAAAAGTCATCAATATTCGATGAAGCTGAAACTGAATTATTCTCAAATTCTTCAAAATACAGtgatacaaaagaaaataatacggatgataaaattgataatgattttgaaaCTCAAAACATACCGGAAACAGATACAAGATCTGATGTCGCGAAATCTGAAATGACACAGTCAAAAGACAGTAATATAAGCATAGAACCACCCTTATTCAATGAACCAAAAGAATCATTATTCGGTGATCAAGATGAATttagtgatatttttatcgaaCCACCTAAGTTTGAGAAACCAACAGAGCCgaagaaaagtaaaaacattaatGCATTGTTTGATGATGATTCGGACGATGAAGccttatttttcaaaaaggaTGACCCTACTCTTGATGAGAAACCTGAATTTGACTCGCCTGCAGctgaaaatagaatatttggAATATTCCAAGATGAGCCGCCGGATCTTAACATAGATTTTGTTCCAAAGACAAACGTGAAACCTAAAAATGACTCAATCACTgatatcacagatataaaaatagtaggtGTCGATGATACTAGTGTGAATGAATACACAGACCAAATTGATTCTAATTTCAATTCGAAATCTAAAGAGAAAGTTGTAGATAACgatgaattattaaattccaTTGAAAGTCAAGATGaatcaaaaagtaaaataagtaaagATGACGCTCCGAAACCAATAGGTAAACTTAAATCGatgaattttaacataaatgtaAATGCTTTATTGCCTGGAGCTTTGCCAAAAAAGGCAAAAACTACAGAACAAACTGATGGcaacacacaaataaaaagCAGTGAAGACATTAGTACAAAGAATGCACCAGTAATAGAATCTAAAATGGTGAAATCAATTAGTTTCGAAGGAAAGCCTGATTCTCAAGTTCTAGACAACACACTGTCTAAAGAAAGGGCTAGAATTCAGGTAAAAAGACGGCCGTCTACCAGAAGAGCTAGGAAAGAGGCAGTTAGAAAATCTGCAATTGATTTTGGGGATGATTCCACTGATAATTCTAGTTCGATAGATGACCAACCTAAAGTTGTAATGAAAGCTAATATTGATGATAAAATTGTTGATATTCCACTGGCAAGATCTGATGATGAACATATAGAAAATATGACCGAAAATATAGTCGAAACACCGAAATTTGCTGAAAAGACGGCAAAagtgaaagaagaaaataaagatttttcaaaTACGGATGATGTGGATAATGAACTTTTTAAATCAGTAGACGCAAAACAAAATAGtgttcatcaaaataaagaaaatgtagCCGAAGATGTATTAACTCAAAAACCTAAGGTCACTACAAAAacagtttacattttaaacgATGAAGACATATTTAGCGTAGAAAAACCTAAAAAAGTATTGAATATTGTTGATGATGAAACACCTGGGGTTAGCGCATTAGGTCAAGTTTACAAAGAATCTATAAATACATCTGACAGCGACGaagatttgtttaaaaatgtcgcgaaattagaaaaaacatcaaataaattattctattcaGAAACAAGCAATAACACTACAAATGATTCTAATGAACTATTCAAATCAACTAAAGGAAAAACGGACGAGAGAAAAGCGACGAAAAATGTTTTCGATGATGCTAACACCAATGAACTTGAAGACGAAAATCTATTTAAACCTGACAATAAAAGCGATATTAAAAgggaaactaaaaatatattcgatCTGAGCGATGACGAGGAATTGTTctcaacaaataaacataagaaAACAGATAAATTGAACGAAATGTTTGAGAAAGAAGTGACGAAAGtcgaagtgaaaacttctttgtTTGATGATGAAGATGATGATGGCCTGTTTGGAAGCAGTAGGATTAAGAAGGCAGCTG AACCATCATCGACATCAACGCAGGCGTCTCGTAAGGAAATTATCACCAGAGCATCTGAACCAGTGTTTGAAGATCCGTTATCTTTGTTCGGAGGGGATGaggaataa
- the FAM21 gene encoding WASH complex subunit 2A isoform X1, with translation MQMEADTESLRTTAPQWSLAGDKQLLGVLQNIHERLVSRCQETNKRLGEMAAALDDASIDLQNVNNKFMALSNSQFIESRVYDDDVDVAPTESKTEQQKPSESMSEVEQIKLGLKALEGMHEPLLILDYDSETDSDDDTGRMVLKPKDLYEDRPLPYIIGSYAWQSKWHAGLLQEDSDTDSSVKREPWDREEYSESETEVSKPVKEQESSCSSEKSSRLSTDQTVDRPAIIADLIAKRLGQRPQPEPGPDAAPRCTNKKVYTPEQTAISNIFSDEPPPLEQSYQHSQGMNRSEEQSDDEDDIFAELHKKQPYEQGNRVESNITDELFGKERDVFSGFSQVCLKSPPPANQKLPLFAEEKEPELFVEQPPPLPKTDGATAESSVKKPIGGISLFGNKGTESIGAAILKRNQRLSSTDEDVSEATSQRQEKDIFDHLFAKSEKEQRKADKKIEKKIEKEVKIDKKVDLFSDNLFDDIDDIFTSNIPKVPIKTAEKNQKSLFDDEDLFSDVAVAKNKTESVKDTKVTKKSLFDSDDDLFSDKVEKNVPPNDTSKIKDTNIAKKETSVQSDSKKSIFDSDDDLFTDKNDKAFITSSEDKRSEIKNNNAKSYSKKSIFDSDDDLFSDKTDNIPSTSNSSVQNKNNKSKSKSIFYDDADIFSENASSKPKEVSVNSVVEETRKTTQISAFETKKVSIFDDEEEDLFNTDRSIKGDVKNETINEITKPISSTRINIFEEQNIKSKSHDEFNTRNIEVSDTSTKVNKIGDKLKKSLFDDDSEDELFNDKPKQVISESIEYTESTESSKDAFDDDDLFKDTRSNKTNNQTLKSEIKDEVLEELRGEIKSEIKEEVISELKDDLHIVNNDKTITNVETIKQINTSILDDVENDFQDNNHKDTSKGDNKIETMKKSSIFDEAETELFSNSSKYSDTKENNTDDKIDNDFETQNIPETDTRSDVAKSEMTQSKDSNISIEPPLFNEPKESLFGDQDEFSDIFIEPPKFEKPTEPKKSKNINALFDDDSDDEALFFKKDDPTLDEKPEFDSPAAENRIFGIFQDEPPDLNIDFVPKTNVKPKNDSITDITDIKIVGVDDTSVNEYTDQIDSNFNSKSKEKVVDNDELLNSIESQDESKSKISKDDAPKPIGKLKSMNFNINVNALLPGALPKKAKTTEQTDGNTQIKSSEDISTKNAPVIESKMVKSISFEGKPDSQVLDNTLSKERARIQVKRRPSTRRARKEAVRKSAIDFGDDSTDNSSSIDDQPKVVMKANIDDKIVDIPLARSDDEHIENMTENIVETPKFAEKTAKVKEENKDFSNTDDVDNELFKSVDAKQNSVHQNKENVAEDVLTQKPKVTTKTVYILNDEDIFSVEKPKKVLNIVDDETPGVSALGQVYKESINTSDSDEDLFKNVAKLEKTSNKLFYSETSNNTTNDSNELFKSTKGKTDERKATKNVFDDANTNELEDENLFKPDNKSDIKRETKNIFDLSDDEELFSTNKHKKTDKLNEMFEKEVTKVEVKTSLFDDEDDDGLFGSSRIKKAAEPSSTSTQASRKEIITRASEPVFEDPLSLFGGDEE, from the exons ATGCAGATGGAGGCGGACACGGAATCCCTCCGGACCACGGCCCCACAGTGGAGCCTAGCCGGAGACAAACAGCTTTTGGGAGTCCTACAGAACATACAtgag AGACTGGTGTCCCGATGTCAGGAGACCAACAAACGACTCGGCGAGATGGCGGCCGCTCTCGATGACGCCAGCATTGACTTGCAGAATGTTAACAATAA gtttaTGGCTCTAAGCAACAGTCAGTTTATTGAGAGCAGAGTGTATGATGATGACGTTGACGTGGCTCCGACAGAGTCTAAAACT GAGCAACAAAAGCCATCAGAGTCGATGTCGGAAGTGGAACAAATAAAGTTGGGTCTCAAAGCGCTGGAGGGTATGCACGAACCGTTGTTGATATTGGACTATGACAGTGAGACGGATTCTGATGATGACACTGGCCG AATGGTGTTGAAACCAAAGGATTTGTATGAAGACCGACCCTTGCCATACATTATAGGTTCCTACGCGTGGCAGTCCAAGTGGCATgctg gtttgtTACAAGAAGACAGTGACACGGACAGCAGCGTCAAGCGCGAGCCGTGGGACCGCGAAGAATATTCCGAATCGGAAACGGAAGTCAGTAAACCTGTAAAG GAGCAAGAATCTTCTTGCAGCAGCGAGAAGTCGTCACGTCTCTCCACCGACCAGACAGTCGACAGGCCCGCGATCATCGCCGATCTAATTGCCAAGCGATTGGGACAG CGGCCGCAGCCGGAGCCGGGCCCGGACGCCGCGCCGCGCTGTACGAACAAGAAGGTGTATACACCTGAACAAACTGCTATCA GCAACATTTTCTCAGACGAGCCGCCGCCTCTCGAACAGTCATATCAACACAGTCAAGGGATGAACAGAAGTGAAGAACAGTCTGATGATGAAGACGACATATTCGCGGAGCTACACAAAAAACAACCTTATGAACAGGGCAATAGAGTTGAAAGTAACATCACTGACGAGCTGTTTGGCAAGGAGAGGGATGTCTTCAGCGGTTTCTCTCAGGTATGTCTCAAA TCTCCACCGCCTGCCAATCAAAAATTGCCCCTATTCGCTGAGGAAAAAGAACCAGAGTTGTTTGTCGAACAACCTCCACCTTTACCTAagacagatggcgctactgccGAAAGTAGTGTTAag AAACCAATTGGAGGTATATCATTATTCGGCAACAAAGGCACGGAGAGTATCGGAGCTGCCATTTTGAAACGGAATCAAAGACTGTCATCGACAGATGAAGACGTCAGCGAAGCCACCAGCCAGAGACAAGAGAAAGATATATTCGACCATCTGTTTGctaaatctgaaaaagaacAGAGAAAAGCCGATAAAAAAATCGAGAAGAAGATTGAGAAAGAAgtgaaaatagataaaaaagttGATTTGTTCAGTGACAATTTATTTGATGATATTGATGATATATTTACGTCTAACATTCCAAAAGTACCGATAAAAACTGCTGAGAAAAATCAAAAGTCTTTGTTTGATGATGAAGACTTATTTTCGGATGTTGCTGTAGCTAAAAACAAGACTGAAAGTGTTAAAGATACAAAAGTTACTAAGAAAAGTCTTTTTGACAGTGACGATGATCTTTTCTCAGACAAAGTCGAAAAAAATGTTCCACCAAATGatacaagtaaaataaaagatacaaatatagctaaaaaagaaacaagtgTTCAAAGTGATAGTAAAAAGAGTATTTTTGATAGCGATGACGATTTgtttactgataaaaatgataaagcaTTTATAACGTCATCTGAAGATAAACGCAGtgaaattaagaataataatgcCAAAAGTTATAGTAAAAAGAGTATTTTTGATAGCGATGATGATTTGTTCAGCGATAAAACTGACAATATACCTAGTACTAGTAATAGttctgtacaaaataaaaataataaaagcaaatcaaaaagtatattttatgatgatGCTGATATATTTTCCGAAAATGCTTCTAGTAAACCGAAAGAGGTTTCTGTTAATAGTGTCGTAGAAGAAACTAGAAAAACAACACAAATCTCTGCTTTCGAGACTAAAAAAGTTTCTATTTTTGATGACGAAGAGGAAGACCTTTTCAATACTGATAGAAGTATTAAAGGTGACgttaaaaatgaaactataAATGAGATTACGAAACCTATTTCTTCGACTAggatcaatatttttgaagagcagaatataaaatctaaaagtcATGATGAGtttaatacaagaaatattGAGGTCTCAGATACTTcaacaaaagtaaataaaatcggagataaacttaaaaagtcTCTATTTGATGATGACTCTGAAGatgaattatttaatgataaaccAAAACAAGTAATTTCCGAATCAATAGAATACACAGAATCTACAGAAAGTTCAAAAGATGCCttcgatgatgatgatttgtTCAAAGATACAAGATCTAATAAAACGAATAATCAAACACtgaaatctgaaattaaaGATGAGGTTTTAGAAGAACTAAGAGGTGAAATCAAGAGTGAAATTAAAGAGGAAGTAATAAGTGAATTGAAAGATGATTTACATATAGTTAACAATGATAAAACTATAACAAATGTAGAAactattaaacaaattaatacatCTATTTTGGATGATGTAGAAAATGATTTTCAAGATAATAACCATAAAGATACGTCAAaaggagataataaaatagaaacaatgAAAAAGTCATCAATATTCGATGAAGCTGAAACTGAATTATTCTCAAATTCTTCAAAATACAGtgatacaaaagaaaataatacggatgataaaattgataatgattttgaaaCTCAAAACATACCGGAAACAGATACAAGATCTGATGTCGCGAAATCTGAAATGACACAGTCAAAAGACAGTAATATAAGCATAGAACCACCCTTATTCAATGAACCAAAAGAATCATTATTCGGTGATCAAGATGAATttagtgatatttttatcgaaCCACCTAAGTTTGAGAAACCAACAGAGCCgaagaaaagtaaaaacattaatGCATTGTTTGATGATGATTCGGACGATGAAGccttatttttcaaaaaggaTGACCCTACTCTTGATGAGAAACCTGAATTTGACTCGCCTGCAGctgaaaatagaatatttggAATATTCCAAGATGAGCCGCCGGATCTTAACATAGATTTTGTTCCAAAGACAAACGTGAAACCTAAAAATGACTCAATCACTgatatcacagatataaaaatagtaggtGTCGATGATACTAGTGTGAATGAATACACAGACCAAATTGATTCTAATTTCAATTCGAAATCTAAAGAGAAAGTTGTAGATAACgatgaattattaaattccaTTGAAAGTCAAGATGaatcaaaaagtaaaataagtaaagATGACGCTCCGAAACCAATAGGTAAACTTAAATCGatgaattttaacataaatgtaAATGCTTTATTGCCTGGAGCTTTGCCAAAAAAGGCAAAAACTACAGAACAAACTGATGGcaacacacaaataaaaagCAGTGAAGACATTAGTACAAAGAATGCACCAGTAATAGAATCTAAAATGGTGAAATCAATTAGTTTCGAAGGAAAGCCTGATTCTCAAGTTCTAGACAACACACTGTCTAAAGAAAGGGCTAGAATTCAGGTAAAAAGACGGCCGTCTACCAGAAGAGCTAGGAAAGAGGCAGTTAGAAAATCTGCAATTGATTTTGGGGATGATTCCACTGATAATTCTAGTTCGATAGATGACCAACCTAAAGTTGTAATGAAAGCTAATATTGATGATAAAATTGTTGATATTCCACTGGCAAGATCTGATGATGAACATATAGAAAATATGACCGAAAATATAGTCGAAACACCGAAATTTGCTGAAAAGACGGCAAAagtgaaagaagaaaataaagatttttcaaaTACGGATGATGTGGATAATGAACTTTTTAAATCAGTAGACGCAAAACAAAATAGtgttcatcaaaataaagaaaatgtagCCGAAGATGTATTAACTCAAAAACCTAAGGTCACTACAAAAacagtttacattttaaacgATGAAGACATATTTAGCGTAGAAAAACCTAAAAAAGTATTGAATATTGTTGATGATGAAACACCTGGGGTTAGCGCATTAGGTCAAGTTTACAAAGAATCTATAAATACATCTGACAGCGACGaagatttgtttaaaaatgtcgcgaaattagaaaaaacatcaaataaattattctattcaGAAACAAGCAATAACACTACAAATGATTCTAATGAACTATTCAAATCAACTAAAGGAAAAACGGACGAGAGAAAAGCGACGAAAAATGTTTTCGATGATGCTAACACCAATGAACTTGAAGACGAAAATCTATTTAAACCTGACAATAAAAGCGATATTAAAAgggaaactaaaaatatattcgatCTGAGCGATGACGAGGAATTGTTctcaacaaataaacataagaaAACAGATAAATTGAACGAAATGTTTGAGAAAGAAGTGACGAAAGtcgaagtgaaaacttctttgtTTGATGATGAAGATGATGATGGCCTGTTTGGAAGCAGTAGGATTAAGAAGGCAGCTG AACCATCATCGACATCAACGCAGGCGTCTCGTAAGGAAATTATCACCAGAGCATCTGAACCAGTGTTTGAAGATCCGTTATCTTTGTTCGGAGGGGATGaggaataa